One segment of Danio aesculapii chromosome 3, fDanAes4.1, whole genome shotgun sequence DNA contains the following:
- the LOC130221346 gene encoding guanine nucleotide-binding protein G(I)/G(S)/G(O) subunit gamma-5-like, giving the protein MSNNSTSGLSSLQKSVKQLRFEASIRRMKVSQAAEELKTFCLKNAPKDPLLVGMSASDNPFRPPKSCVLL; this is encoded by the exons ATGTCGAATAACAGCACGAGCGGTTTGTCGAGCTTGCAAAAAAGCGTCAAGCAACTGAGATTTGAAGCATCAATACGCAGAATGAAG GTTTCTCAAGCTGCAGAGGAACTAAAAACATTCTGCTTGAAAAATGCCCCTAAAGACCCTCTCCTTGTAGGGATGTCAGCCAGCGACAACCCCTTCCGACCCCCAAAATCATGTGTTCTCCTCTGA
- the LOC130221347 gene encoding histone-arginine methyltransferase CARM1 isoform X2, whose amino-acid sequence MAVSVFSGVRLLSIGDANGDIQRHSEQQPLRLEIKMNQDAAQIILSNNEETCVFKCTVLRETECSRVGKQSFIITLGCNSVLLQFASPADFSSFYNLLKICRGQKGDRSVFSDRTEESSAVQYFQFYGYLSQQQNMMQDYVRTGTYQRAILQNHTDFKDKVVLDVGCGSGILSFFAAQAGARKVYAVEASTMAQHAEVLVNSNRLSERVVVIPGKVEEVSLPEQVDIIISEPMGYMLFNERMLESYLHAKKFLKPNGKMFPTIGDVHLAPFTDEQLYMEQFTKANFWYQPSFHGVDLSALRGAAVDEYFRQPIVDTFDIRILMAKSVKYTVNFLEAKEEDLYKIEIPFKFHMMHSGLVHGLAFWFDVAFIGSVMTVWLSTAPTEPLTHWYQVRCLLQSPLFAKAGDTMSGTALLIANKRQSYDISIVAQVDQTGSKSSNLLDLKNPFFRYTGTTPAPPPGSHYSSPSENMWNTGGTYSMSQGMAVSGMPTAYDLSTVIGGSGTTVSHNNLIPLVNTGIVNHTHSRMGSIMSTGIVQGATTAQQGPSSASLHYPVTNQFTMGGPAISMASPMAIPSNTMHYGS is encoded by the exons ATGGCGGTGTCCGTGTTCTCAGGCGTGCGCCTCCTCTCCATCGGAGACGCCAATGGAGACATCCAGCGGCATTCAGAGCAGCAGCCTCTGCGACTGGAGATCAAGATGAACCAGGACGCGGCTCAAATCATCCTCTCGAACA ATGAGGAGACGTGTGTCTTTAAGTGTACAGTATTGCGGGAGACGGAGTGCAGTCGTGTCGGGAAGCAGTCCTTCATCATTACTCTAGGCTGTAACAGTGTCCTCTTGCAGTTTGCATCTCCAGCAG ATTTCTCGTCGTTCTATAACCTCTTGAAAATTTGTCGTGGACAAAAAGGTGACCGCTCAGTCTTTAGTGACAGGACAGAGGAGTCTTCAGCTGTACAGTATTTTCAG TTTTATGGGTATCTCTCTCAGCAACAAAACATGATGCAGGATTATGTACGAACTGGAACATATCAACGAGCCATCCTCCAGAATCATACTGACTTCAAGGATAAA gtgGTGCTGGATGTAGGTTGTGGCTCTGGGATTCTTTCATTTTTTGCAGCTCAAGCTGGTGCCCGCAAAGTTTATGCTGTGGAGGCCAGCACCATGGCTCAACATGCAGAG GTTCTTGTAAACAGTAACAGGCTGTCAGAGCGTGTTGTAGTGATTCCTGGGAAAGTGGAGGAAGTGTCTTTACCCGAGCAGGTGGACATTATCATCTCCGAACCCATGGGCTACATGCTGTTCAATGAAAGGATGCTGGAGAGTTACCTACACGCCAAGAAATTCCTCAAGCCCAATG GCAAAATGTTTCCCACCATTGGAGACGTTCACCTCGCCCCGTTCACAGATGAGCAGCTTTACATGGAGCAGTTTACAAAGGCCAATTTCTG GTACCAGCCGTCTTTTCACGGGGTGGATTTGTCTGCGCTGAGAGGAGCTGCAGTAGATGAATACTTCAGACAGCCTATTGTG GACACTTTTGATATCAGGATCCTGATGGCCAAATCTGTCAAATACACAGTCAACTTTTTAGAAGCTAAAGAAGAGGATCTTTACAA GATAGAAATCCCCTTCAAATTCCACATGATGCATTCAGGGCTTGTACATGGGCTGGCGTTCTGGTTTGACGTTGCATTCATAGGATCAGT GATGACCGTGTGGCTCTCGACGGCCCCCACAGAGCCCCTCACTCACTGGTACCAGGTGCGCTGTCTGCTGCAGTCACCTCTCTTTGCCAAGGCAGGGGACACAATGTCAGGCACTGCACTTTTAATCGCCAACAAGAG ACAAAGCTACGATATTAGTATTGTTGCTCAAGTGGATCAGACAGGCTCCAAATCCAGTAATCTACTTGATCTCAAGAACCCTTTCTTCCG GTACACGGGCACAACACCTGCCCCTCCTCCAGGTTCACATTATAGCTCTCCCTCAGAGAACATGTGGAACACTGGGGGAACATACAGCATGAGCCAAGGCATGGCTGTGTCAG gGATGCCTACAGCCTATGACCTCAGCACTGTCATTGGTGGCAGTGGGACAACAGTGTCCCACAACAATCTCATCCCCCTTG TGAACACGGGGATCGTAAACCACACTCACTCCAGAATGGGCTCTATAATGAGCACCGGAATCGTCCAGG
- the clpp gene encoding ATP-dependent Clp protease proteolytic subunit, mitochondrial yields MLRRVLRCGVSTLRVSRSVHQSSPWSSPLIPIVVEQTGRGERAYDIYSRLLRERIICVMGPIDDSVASLVIAQLLFLQSESNNKPIHMYINSPGGVVTSGLAIYDTMQYILNPISTWCVGQAASMGSLLLAAGTAGMRHSLPNARIMVHQPSGGARGQATDIAIQAEEILKLKRQINNIYSKHTGQLLETIESVMERDRYMSPMEAQDFGIIDKVLVHPPQAGQDEPELVQKEPSSPASSSTSPQPQTSESGQSSSSPPSSHKPEP; encoded by the exons ATGCTACGT AGGGTCTTACGATGTGGTGTTTCTACACTGAGAGTCAGTCGGTCAGTTCATCAGAGTTCTCCATGGAGCAGTCCACTCATACCTATAGTTGTGGAGCAGACG GGACGAGGAGAGCGTGCTTATGACATCTACTCAAGGCTACTTCGAGAGAGAATCATCTGCGTTATGGGTCCT ATCGATGACTCTGTAGCTTCTCTGGTCATTGCTCAACTGCTCTTTCTTCAGTCAGAGAGCAACAACAAGCCGATTCACATGTACATCAACAGTCCTG GTGGTGTGGTCACATCTGGACTTGCCATCTATGACACTATGCAGTACATCCTAAATCCCATCTCCACCTGGTGTGTGGGTCAGGCGGCCAGTATGGGCAGTCTGCTTCTGGCCGCAGGAACCGCCGGAATGAGGCATTCCCTGCCCAACGCGCGAATCATGGTGCACCAGCCTTCTGGAGGAGCGAGG GGCCAAGCGACAGATATTGCCATCCAGGCAGAGGAGATTCTCAAACTGAAGAGACAAATCAACAACATCTACAGCAAACACACAGGACAGCTTCTGGAGACTATAG AGAGTGTGATGGAGAGAGACAGATACATGAGCCCAATGGAAGCACAGGATTTCGGGATCATCGATAAAGTCCTGGTTCACCCACCACAGGCCGGGCAAGATGAACCAGAACTTGTTCAGAAGGAACCCAGCAGCCCTGCGAGCTCCTCCACGTCTCCTCAACCGCAGACCTCAGAGTCAGGCCAGTCCTCCAGCAGCCCTCCATCCTCACACAAGCCTGAGCCCTGA
- the LOC130221347 gene encoding histone-arginine methyltransferase CARM1 isoform X1, with translation MAVSVFSGVRLLSIGDANGDIQRHSEQQPLRLEIKMNQDAAQIILSNNEETCVFKCTVLRETECSRVGKQSFIITLGCNSVLLQFASPADFSSFYNLLKICRGQKGDRSVFSDRTEESSAVQYFQFYGYLSQQQNMMQDYVRTGTYQRAILQNHTDFKDKVVLDVGCGSGILSFFAAQAGARKVYAVEASTMAQHAEVLVNSNRLSERVVVIPGKVEEVSLPEQVDIIISEPMGYMLFNERMLESYLHAKKFLKPNGKMFPTIGDVHLAPFTDEQLYMEQFTKANFWYQPSFHGVDLSALRGAAVDEYFRQPIVDTFDIRILMAKSVKYTVNFLEAKEEDLYKIEIPFKFHMMHSGLVHGLAFWFDVAFIGSVMTVWLSTAPTEPLTHWYQVRCLLQSPLFAKAGDTMSGTALLIANKRQSYDISIVAQVDQTGSKSSNLLDLKNPFFRYTGTTPAPPPGSHYSSPSENMWNTGGTYSMSQGMAVSGMPTAYDLSTVIGGSGTTVSHNNLIPLGTDTHALNTGIVNHTHSRMGSIMSTGIVQGATTAQQGPSSASLHYPVTNQFTMGGPAISMASPMAIPSNTMHYGS, from the exons ATGGCGGTGTCCGTGTTCTCAGGCGTGCGCCTCCTCTCCATCGGAGACGCCAATGGAGACATCCAGCGGCATTCAGAGCAGCAGCCTCTGCGACTGGAGATCAAGATGAACCAGGACGCGGCTCAAATCATCCTCTCGAACA ATGAGGAGACGTGTGTCTTTAAGTGTACAGTATTGCGGGAGACGGAGTGCAGTCGTGTCGGGAAGCAGTCCTTCATCATTACTCTAGGCTGTAACAGTGTCCTCTTGCAGTTTGCATCTCCAGCAG ATTTCTCGTCGTTCTATAACCTCTTGAAAATTTGTCGTGGACAAAAAGGTGACCGCTCAGTCTTTAGTGACAGGACAGAGGAGTCTTCAGCTGTACAGTATTTTCAG TTTTATGGGTATCTCTCTCAGCAACAAAACATGATGCAGGATTATGTACGAACTGGAACATATCAACGAGCCATCCTCCAGAATCATACTGACTTCAAGGATAAA gtgGTGCTGGATGTAGGTTGTGGCTCTGGGATTCTTTCATTTTTTGCAGCTCAAGCTGGTGCCCGCAAAGTTTATGCTGTGGAGGCCAGCACCATGGCTCAACATGCAGAG GTTCTTGTAAACAGTAACAGGCTGTCAGAGCGTGTTGTAGTGATTCCTGGGAAAGTGGAGGAAGTGTCTTTACCCGAGCAGGTGGACATTATCATCTCCGAACCCATGGGCTACATGCTGTTCAATGAAAGGATGCTGGAGAGTTACCTACACGCCAAGAAATTCCTCAAGCCCAATG GCAAAATGTTTCCCACCATTGGAGACGTTCACCTCGCCCCGTTCACAGATGAGCAGCTTTACATGGAGCAGTTTACAAAGGCCAATTTCTG GTACCAGCCGTCTTTTCACGGGGTGGATTTGTCTGCGCTGAGAGGAGCTGCAGTAGATGAATACTTCAGACAGCCTATTGTG GACACTTTTGATATCAGGATCCTGATGGCCAAATCTGTCAAATACACAGTCAACTTTTTAGAAGCTAAAGAAGAGGATCTTTACAA GATAGAAATCCCCTTCAAATTCCACATGATGCATTCAGGGCTTGTACATGGGCTGGCGTTCTGGTTTGACGTTGCATTCATAGGATCAGT GATGACCGTGTGGCTCTCGACGGCCCCCACAGAGCCCCTCACTCACTGGTACCAGGTGCGCTGTCTGCTGCAGTCACCTCTCTTTGCCAAGGCAGGGGACACAATGTCAGGCACTGCACTTTTAATCGCCAACAAGAG ACAAAGCTACGATATTAGTATTGTTGCTCAAGTGGATCAGACAGGCTCCAAATCCAGTAATCTACTTGATCTCAAGAACCCTTTCTTCCG GTACACGGGCACAACACCTGCCCCTCCTCCAGGTTCACATTATAGCTCTCCCTCAGAGAACATGTGGAACACTGGGGGAACATACAGCATGAGCCAAGGCATGGCTGTGTCAG gGATGCCTACAGCCTATGACCTCAGCACTGTCATTGGTGGCAGTGGGACAACAGTGTCCCACAACAATCTCATCCCCCTTGGTACAGACACGCATGCAC TGAACACGGGGATCGTAAACCACACTCACTCCAGAATGGGCTCTATAATGAGCACCGGAATCGTCCAGG